A region of Paenibacillus sp. 37 DNA encodes the following proteins:
- the rpmC gene encoding 50S ribosomal protein L29, translated as MKASEFRNLTSAEIEQKIAGFKEELFNLRFQLATGQLDNPTRIRDVRKEIARAKTIIRERELGIG; from the coding sequence ATGAAAGCTAGTGAATTTCGCAACCTAACCTCTGCTGAAATCGAGCAAAAGATTGCCGGATTTAAAGAAGAACTCTTTAACCTCCGCTTTCAATTAGCTACCGGTCAGCTGGATAACCCGACTCGCATCCGTGATGTGCGGAAAGAAATAGCTCGTGCTAAAACCATTATCCGTGAGAGAGAATTGGGAATCGGTTAA
- the rplN gene encoding 50S ribosomal protein L14, producing MIQPFTRLTVADNSGAKELMCIRVLGGTGRRTAQIGDLIVCSVKQATPGGVVKKGDVVRAVVVRTKRSVRRKDGSYIGFDENAAVVVKDDRSPRGTRIFGPVARELRDKDFMKIVSLAPEVI from the coding sequence ATGATTCAACCATTTACACGTTTGACTGTGGCCGACAACTCCGGTGCGAAGGAACTGATGTGTATCCGCGTACTCGGCGGTACGGGACGTCGTACAGCTCAAATCGGTGATCTGATCGTTTGTTCTGTTAAACAAGCAACACCAGGCGGCGTTGTCAAAAAAGGTGATGTAGTTAGAGCGGTTGTCGTTCGTACGAAACGTTCTGTACGTCGTAAAGACGGTTCCTACATCGGTTTTGATGAAAATGCAGCGGTTGTTGTAAAAGACGACAGAAGCCCACGTGGAACACGTATTTTCGGACCAGTTGCTCGCGAACTTCGCGATAAAGACTTCATGAAAATCGTTTCCTTGGCTCCAGAAGTTATCTAA
- the rpsQ gene encoding 30S ribosomal protein S17, whose product MSEERNARKVQTGKVVSDKMDKTIVVAVETYKKHNLYHKRIKVTKKFKAHDEENTAKIGDTVKIMETRPLSKDKRWRLTEIVEKAVII is encoded by the coding sequence ATGAGCGAAGAACGTAACGCACGTAAAGTGCAAACTGGTAAAGTGGTCAGCGATAAAATGGACAAAACGATTGTTGTTGCTGTAGAAACTTACAAAAAACACAACTTGTACCATAAACGCATTAAGGTTACTAAAAAATTCAAAGCGCATGACGAAGAAAACACTGCGAAAATCGGTGACACGGTGAAAATCATGGAGACTCGTCCGCTTTCGAAAGATAAACGCTGGAGACTTACTGAAATCGTAGAAAAAGCGGTTATCATCTAA
- the rplX gene encoding 50S ribosomal protein L24, which translates to MPRVKKVLESHNNKLHVKKEDTVMVISGKDKGKKGRVIAAYPRENRVLVEGVNMVKKHQKPNQQNPQGGIIEKEAPIHVSNVMHIDPKSGKVTRVGYKVLDNGKKVRVAKRSGEIID; encoded by the coding sequence ATGCCAAGAGTGAAAAAAGTTCTGGAATCCCATAACAACAAACTTCACGTTAAAAAGGAAGATACGGTTATGGTGATCAGCGGTAAAGACAAAGGTAAAAAAGGCCGTGTCATCGCTGCTTATCCTCGTGAGAACCGCGTCCTTGTGGAAGGTGTTAACATGGTGAAAAAACACCAGAAACCTAACCAGCAAAACCCGCAAGGCGGCATTATCGAGAAGGAAGCTCCGATTCACGTTTCCAACGTAATGCACATCGATCCGAAGAGCGGAAAAGTAACCCGTGTAGGTTACAAAGTTTTGGATAACGGTAAGAAAGTGCGCGTTGCTAAACGTTCCGGAGAAATTATCGACTAA